From Nicotiana tabacum cultivar K326 chromosome 20, ASM71507v2, whole genome shotgun sequence, one genomic window encodes:
- the LOC107764236 gene encoding uncharacterized protein LOC107764236: MNAIKDTVSEKLSRLFSDSPSKSSDQQPPDQARPYTKEGRSLSSILSFFLPSTNFVKLRDQNDVKSLQSHSFTWRSKSFSWRDRPLERYTDCDDHDDYKEMPNEPFYTPRCNGEPNSARSVASGFEAFEDAPDGDNLEQSVPNLIDDSVFISPGLYDFFQSSLPNIVKGCQWVLLYSTAKHGISLRTLIRKSADTSGPCLLITGDKQGAVFGGLLEAPLKPTAKRKYQGTIQTFVFTTVYGEPRLFRPTGANRYFYLCMNDFLALGGGGHFALCLDGDLLSGNSGPCDTFGNSCLAHNEEFELKNVELWGFTHASRYLTS; the protein is encoded by the exons ATGAATGCCATAAAAGATACAGTTTCTGAGAAGCTTTCACGTCTTTTTTCTGATTCTCCTTCTAAATCTTCTGATCAACAACCTCCTGATCAg GCCAGGCCATACACCAAAGAGGGTAGATCTTTATCATCTATACTTTCTTTCTTTCTACCGTCAACAAATTTTGTTAAGCTCAGAGATCAAAATGATGTCAAGTCACTTCAATCTCATTCTTTTACGTGGAGAAGTAAAAGTTTCTCATGGCGCGATAGACCTTTGGAAAGATACACAGATTGTGATGATCATGATGATTACAAAGAGATGCCGAACGAACCATTCTATACACCTAGATGTAATGGAGAGCCTAATTCTGCAAGGAGTGTCGCCAGCGGTTTCGAAGCTTTTGAAGATGCTCCTGATGGAGACAATTTAGAGCAATCCGTGCCTAATCTCATTGATGATTCTGTTTTCATTTCTCCGGGCTTGTATGATTTTTTCCAGTCTTCCCTCCCTAATATAGTGAAAGGTTGTCAATGGGTCTTGTTATATAG CACTGCGAAACATGGTATATCTCTTCGTACTCTAATTCGCAAGAGCGCTGATACTTCTGGTCCTTGCTTACTG ATTACTGGTGATAAGCAAGGTGCTGTATTTGGTGGGTTGCTTGAGGCACCACTCAAGCCTACCGCGAAGAGGAAGTACCAA GGAACAATTCAAACATTTGTATTCACAACTGTATATGGTGAACCAAGACTATTTAGACCTACGG GTGCCAACAGATATTTTTACTTGTGCATGAATGATTTCCTTGCACTTGGAGGCGGTGGACATTTCGCATTATGCTTGGACGGAGATCT GTTATCTGGCAATAGTGGACCTTGTGATACATTTGGCAACTCGTGCTTGGCACATAATGAAGAGTTTGAGTTGAAGAATGTTGAG CTGTGGGGTTTTACACATGCATCTCGGTACCTTACCTCGTAG
- the LOC107764234 gene encoding pre-mRNA-processing factor 19 isoform X1 gives MNCSISGEVPEVPVVSMKSGLIFEKRLIERHISDYGKCPVTGEPLTMDDIIPVKTGKIVKPRPVQAASIPGMLGMFQIEWDGLMLSNFALEQQLHTARQELSHALYQHDAACRVIARLKKERDEARALLAQAERQVPVAATTTATNGDALSNGKRAAAAEEEMGPGGKKIRPGISGDVIKELQDCNAALSQQRKRRQIPATLAPVDAVERYTQLNSYPLHKTNKPGILSLDIHYPKDIIATGGVDSNAVIFDRPSGQIVSTLSGHSKRVTSIRFAAEGELVVTGSADKTVRVWQSSENGNYDCKHTLKDHSAEVQAVTVHATNKYFVTASLDGTWCFYELASGLCLAQVADASESEGYTSAAFHPDGLILGAGTSGALVKIWDVKSQANVAKFDGHVGAVTAISFSENGYFLATAAQDGVKLWDLRKLRNFRSFTPYDEDTATQSVEFDHSGSYLALGGSDIRVHQAASVKSEWNLIKTFPDLSGTGKATCLKFGPDAKYIAVGSMDRNLRIFGLPGEDQSES, from the exons ATGAACTGTTCAA TTTCCGGTGAGGTACCGGAAGTGCCAGTAGTGTCAATGAAATCTGGACTTATTTTTGAGAAGCGTTTAATTGAAAGACACATCTCG GATTATGGTAAATGTCCGGTCACTGGAGAGCCACTGACAATGGATGACATTATTCCAGTTAAAACTGGCAAG ATAGTGAAGCCCCGACCTGTGCAGGCCGCCAGTATTCCTGGGATGTTGGGAATGTTTCAGATA GAGTGGGATGGTCTGATGCTATCCAATTTTGCATTGGAACAACAATTACATACTGCAAGGCAAGAGCTGAGTCATGCTCTATATCAG CATGATGCTGCATGCCGGGTAATTGCTAGGTTGAAAAAGGAAAGGGACGAGGCAAGAGCATTGCTTGCACAGGCTGAAAGACAAGTACCCGTGGCAGCAACTACAACTGCAACTAATGGTGATGCTTTAAGCAATGGGAAAAGAG CTGCTGCTGCGGAGGAGGAGATGGGTCCTGGTGGTAAGAAAATTCGCCCAGGAATATCAGGCGATGTTATTAAAGAGCTTCAAGATTGTAATGCTGCTCTTTCACAACAAAGGAAAAGGCGACAG ATTCCTGCAACATTGGCTCCGGTTGATGCTGTTGAAAGATATACCCAGCTGAATAGTTATCCTCTTCATAAAACAAACAAACCAGGCATTTTGTCTCTGGATATCCATTATCCTAAG GACATCATTGCTACTGGTGGAGTTGATTCAAATGCTGTGATCTTTGATCGGCCTTCAGGGCAGATTGTATCGACACTAAGTGGTCACTCAAAGAGG GTTACCAGTATCAGATTTGCTGCTGAGGGTGAACTAGTAGTTACTGGCTCTGCAGATAAG ACAGTACGTGTGTGGCAAAGCTCTGAAAATGGAAATTATGACTGTAAGCATACTTTGAAGGATCACAGTGctgag GTGCAAGCTGTCACAGTCCATGCAACCAATAAGTACTTTGTGACGGCTTCTCTTGATGGCACATGGTGTTTTTATGAACTTGCTTCTGGTTTATGCCTTGCTCAG GTAGCAGATGCTTCAGAATCTGAGGGCTACACATCTGCAGCTTTTCATCCTGATGGTCTGATCCTTGGAGCAGGAACTTCGGGGGCTCTGGTCAAGATATGGGATGTAAAAAGCCAG GCAAATGTTGCAAAATTTGATGGCCATGTTGGAGCAGTAACTGCAATCTCCTTCTCAGAAAATGGTTATTTCTTAGCA aCCGCAGCCCAAGATGGCGTCAAACTTTGGGATTTACGCAAATTGAGAAACTTCAGAAGCTTTACTCCTTATGATGAAGATACAGCAACTCAATCAG TGGAATTTGACCACAGTGGAAGTTATCTTGCATTAGGAGGCTCAGATATAAG AGTTCATCAAGCTGCAAGTGTCAAGTCCGAATGGAATCTCATCAAAACTTTCCCTGACTTGTCAGGCACAG GTAAAGCAACATGTCTGAAATTCGGACCAGATGCGAAATACATAGCTGTTGGATCCATGGATCGGAATTTAAGAATATTCGGGCTGCCTGGGGAGGATCAATCAGAGAGTTAG
- the LOC107764234 gene encoding pre-mRNA-processing factor 19 isoform X2, translated as MNCSISGEVPEVPVVSMKSGLIFEKRLIERHISDYGKCPVTGEPLTMDDIIPVKTGKIVKPRPVQAASIPGMLGMFQIEWDGLMLSNFALEQQLHTARQELSHALYQHDAACRVIARLKKERDEARALLAQAERQVPVAATTTATNAAAAEEEMGPGGKKIRPGISGDVIKELQDCNAALSQQRKRRQIPATLAPVDAVERYTQLNSYPLHKTNKPGILSLDIHYPKDIIATGGVDSNAVIFDRPSGQIVSTLSGHSKRVTSIRFAAEGELVVTGSADKTVRVWQSSENGNYDCKHTLKDHSAEVQAVTVHATNKYFVTASLDGTWCFYELASGLCLAQVADASESEGYTSAAFHPDGLILGAGTSGALVKIWDVKSQANVAKFDGHVGAVTAISFSENGYFLATAAQDGVKLWDLRKLRNFRSFTPYDEDTATQSVEFDHSGSYLALGGSDIRVHQAASVKSEWNLIKTFPDLSGTGKATCLKFGPDAKYIAVGSMDRNLRIFGLPGEDQSES; from the exons ATGAACTGTTCAA TTTCCGGTGAGGTACCGGAAGTGCCAGTAGTGTCAATGAAATCTGGACTTATTTTTGAGAAGCGTTTAATTGAAAGACACATCTCG GATTATGGTAAATGTCCGGTCACTGGAGAGCCACTGACAATGGATGACATTATTCCAGTTAAAACTGGCAAG ATAGTGAAGCCCCGACCTGTGCAGGCCGCCAGTATTCCTGGGATGTTGGGAATGTTTCAGATA GAGTGGGATGGTCTGATGCTATCCAATTTTGCATTGGAACAACAATTACATACTGCAAGGCAAGAGCTGAGTCATGCTCTATATCAG CATGATGCTGCATGCCGGGTAATTGCTAGGTTGAAAAAGGAAAGGGACGAGGCAAGAGCATTGCTTGCACAGGCTGAAAGACAAGTACCCGTGGCAGCAACTACAACTGCAACTAATG CTGCTGCTGCGGAGGAGGAGATGGGTCCTGGTGGTAAGAAAATTCGCCCAGGAATATCAGGCGATGTTATTAAAGAGCTTCAAGATTGTAATGCTGCTCTTTCACAACAAAGGAAAAGGCGACAG ATTCCTGCAACATTGGCTCCGGTTGATGCTGTTGAAAGATATACCCAGCTGAATAGTTATCCTCTTCATAAAACAAACAAACCAGGCATTTTGTCTCTGGATATCCATTATCCTAAG GACATCATTGCTACTGGTGGAGTTGATTCAAATGCTGTGATCTTTGATCGGCCTTCAGGGCAGATTGTATCGACACTAAGTGGTCACTCAAAGAGG GTTACCAGTATCAGATTTGCTGCTGAGGGTGAACTAGTAGTTACTGGCTCTGCAGATAAG ACAGTACGTGTGTGGCAAAGCTCTGAAAATGGAAATTATGACTGTAAGCATACTTTGAAGGATCACAGTGctgag GTGCAAGCTGTCACAGTCCATGCAACCAATAAGTACTTTGTGACGGCTTCTCTTGATGGCACATGGTGTTTTTATGAACTTGCTTCTGGTTTATGCCTTGCTCAG GTAGCAGATGCTTCAGAATCTGAGGGCTACACATCTGCAGCTTTTCATCCTGATGGTCTGATCCTTGGAGCAGGAACTTCGGGGGCTCTGGTCAAGATATGGGATGTAAAAAGCCAG GCAAATGTTGCAAAATTTGATGGCCATGTTGGAGCAGTAACTGCAATCTCCTTCTCAGAAAATGGTTATTTCTTAGCA aCCGCAGCCCAAGATGGCGTCAAACTTTGGGATTTACGCAAATTGAGAAACTTCAGAAGCTTTACTCCTTATGATGAAGATACAGCAACTCAATCAG TGGAATTTGACCACAGTGGAAGTTATCTTGCATTAGGAGGCTCAGATATAAG AGTTCATCAAGCTGCAAGTGTCAAGTCCGAATGGAATCTCATCAAAACTTTCCCTGACTTGTCAGGCACAG GTAAAGCAACATGTCTGAAATTCGGACCAGATGCGAAATACATAGCTGTTGGATCCATGGATCGGAATTTAAGAATATTCGGGCTGCCTGGGGAGGATCAATCAGAGAGTTAG